One stretch of Leptospira bourretii DNA includes these proteins:
- a CDS encoding LytR/AlgR family response regulator transcription factor: MESSTYSVLIIEDEYPARMLMMDYIMNCSELKLSGIAESGDKALNLLQDKQFDLVFMDINLPAVNGMDILRREHKKGTFFIITTAYSEHAVEAFDLDATDYLLKPFSFERFRKSVDKALRFLQESKQSKIQPTNNNTNLKIQSDSAVFLLPYQDIQFISANNKSCVIHTSQKDYETAKLLKEIEEKLPSKHFIRIHKGFLVNLDYVASLRYDKGGSYTIQLKNEDETTLPVGRSFAQNLKEALKL; this comes from the coding sequence ATGGAATCATCCACCTATTCAGTATTAATCATTGAAGATGAATATCCGGCCAGGATGCTCATGATGGATTATATCATGAACTGTTCGGAATTAAAACTTTCCGGAATTGCAGAAAGTGGTGACAAGGCATTAAATCTACTACAAGATAAACAATTTGATTTGGTTTTTATGGATATCAACCTTCCTGCTGTCAATGGGATGGATATTCTAAGAAGGGAACATAAGAAAGGTACATTTTTTATCATTACGACTGCCTACAGCGAACATGCAGTAGAGGCTTTTGATTTGGATGCCACAGATTATTTGTTAAAACCATTTTCATTTGAAAGATTTCGGAAATCTGTAGATAAAGCTTTGCGTTTTTTACAAGAATCAAAACAATCGAAAATCCAACCTACAAACAATAACACAAATCTAAAAATCCAATCTGATTCTGCCGTATTTCTTTTGCCGTATCAAGACATTCAGTTTATTTCTGCAAATAACAAAAGTTGTGTGATTCATACCTCTCAGAAGGATTACGAAACTGCAAAATTACTCAAAGAAATCGAGGAAAAACTGCCATCAAAACACTTTATCCGCATTCACAAAGGTTTTTTGGTTAATTTGGATTATGTGGCAAGCCTACGATATGATAAGGGCGGATCCTATACGATCCAACTAAAAAATGAGGATGAAACTACCTTACCGGTTGGCCGTTCCTTTGCTCAAAATCTAAAAGAAGCTCTCAAATTATAA
- a CDS encoding hydrogen peroxide-inducible genes activator encodes MTITQLRYIVALDQFKSFAKAAEHCLVAQPTLSLQVQKVEQELGFELFDRKKNPVITTKLGKAVVDQAKNTLKEADKLFEIAGQWKDEPAGSISIGIIPTVSNYLIPSIYLSLQKEFSKVNFRISELPTLTILEKLESEEIDLGILATPLKIPNIVEHPLYYEPFVVYYPKDAKEKSTSVSMKHIEKYPLLVLGEEHCFRHQSLKICNRNALAKIESGSVETLKRMVDMGIGVTLLPKLAVGKSSERVVPFQSPEPAREISLVYKKGFYKSKILKKLTSLILDAIPKEYHSKEKYKIIGVSLNQD; translated from the coding sequence ATGACAATCACTCAACTTCGGTACATCGTTGCTTTGGATCAGTTTAAGAGTTTTGCAAAAGCCGCCGAACATTGCTTAGTTGCTCAACCTACCTTGAGTTTGCAGGTCCAGAAAGTAGAGCAAGAACTTGGATTTGAGTTATTTGATCGAAAAAAAAATCCAGTCATTACCACCAAATTAGGTAAGGCCGTGGTGGATCAGGCTAAAAATACATTAAAAGAGGCGGACAAACTCTTTGAAATTGCCGGCCAATGGAAGGACGAACCTGCGGGAAGTATATCGATTGGAATCATTCCTACTGTCAGTAATTATTTGATTCCTTCTATTTATCTAAGTTTACAAAAAGAATTTTCTAAGGTGAATTTTCGAATTTCAGAACTTCCCACACTAACCATTTTAGAAAAATTAGAATCAGAGGAAATTGATTTGGGGATTCTTGCCACTCCGCTTAAGATTCCGAACATCGTAGAACATCCGCTTTATTATGAACCGTTTGTTGTTTATTATCCTAAAGATGCCAAAGAAAAATCTACATCTGTTTCTATGAAACATATCGAGAAATATCCTTTGCTTGTGCTGGGTGAAGAGCATTGTTTCAGGCACCAGTCTTTGAAAATTTGTAACCGAAATGCACTTGCGAAAATTGAAAGTGGGAGTGTGGAAACTCTGAAACGAATGGTGGATATGGGAATCGGAGTGACCTTGTTGCCAAAGTTAGCTGTCGGAAAATCATCTGAGCGAGTGGTTCCGTTTCAATCACCAGAACCGGCACGTGAAATTAGTTTGGTTTATAAAAAAGGTTTTTATAAATCTAAAATTTTGAAAAAACTTACCAGTTTAATTCTCGATGCGATTCCAAAGGAATACCATTCAAAAGAAAAATATAAAATCATCGGGGTGTCTCTCAACCAGGACTAA
- the ahpF gene encoding alkyl hydroperoxide reductase subunit F, with amino-acid sequence MLDESTKEQVKQYFERINNPVKIRLYSGAHEKREELVAFLEDIVSLSSKISLEHSEEKNDGLRFAIFSEDKPTGIEFSGIPMGHEFTSLILAILQSGGNPIKLEEGILSAVSKLKEDLYFETFISLDCHNCPEVVQTLNSFALINPSISHNMIDGAMYPELVKEKNIQGVPAVFLNGKRFLSGKAEASVIFDKLLELYSVPESKEETTDHSNPSDIYDVTVIGGGPSGVTAAVYSARKGLKTLVIADRLGGQVKDTLGIENIISLPYTTGPELTHVLSEQLDKNQIKKKENVRVLKIESGNLKTIHLNTGERILTKTVILSTGAKWRELNVPGEKEFVGKGVAYCPHCDGPFFKDKDVAVVGGGNSGVEAALDLSGIVKSVTLIEFGDKLNADKVLLDKVAQSPNIKTLVKAQTMEIQTNSEKVTGLTYKNRISEESETIPLDGVFVQIGLVPNSSFVKDLVATNRFGEILVDEKCKTNVDGIFACGDVTNTPYKQIIIAMGEGAKAAISAFEYLLHAA; translated from the coding sequence ATGTTAGATGAATCAACAAAAGAACAAGTAAAACAATACTTTGAAAGAATCAATAATCCTGTAAAGATACGATTGTATTCAGGAGCTCATGAAAAAAGAGAGGAGTTAGTCGCATTTTTAGAAGATATCGTTTCTCTTTCTTCAAAAATTTCATTGGAACATTCTGAGGAAAAAAATGATGGTCTCCGTTTTGCAATTTTTTCTGAAGATAAACCTACGGGAATTGAATTCTCTGGTATCCCTATGGGTCATGAATTTACTTCATTGATTTTAGCGATTTTACAATCAGGTGGTAATCCAATCAAATTAGAGGAAGGAATTCTTTCTGCAGTATCAAAACTAAAGGAAGATTTGTATTTTGAAACATTCATCTCACTTGATTGTCATAACTGTCCTGAAGTAGTTCAAACTCTTAATAGTTTTGCACTAATCAATCCATCTATATCTCATAATATGATTGATGGAGCTATGTATCCAGAACTTGTGAAAGAAAAAAATATCCAAGGTGTTCCTGCTGTTTTTTTAAATGGTAAACGTTTTCTTTCGGGCAAGGCAGAAGCATCGGTTATTTTTGATAAATTATTAGAATTATATTCTGTTCCTGAGTCGAAAGAGGAAACGACAGACCATTCGAATCCATCTGATATTTATGATGTCACTGTCATTGGTGGAGGCCCTTCTGGCGTGACTGCCGCAGTGTATTCGGCTCGGAAAGGGTTAAAAACCCTAGTCATTGCAGACAGGTTAGGTGGACAAGTAAAAGATACTTTAGGCATTGAGAACATCATATCTTTGCCTTATACAACTGGTCCAGAGTTGACTCATGTATTATCTGAACAACTTGATAAAAACCAAATCAAAAAGAAAGAAAATGTCCGTGTGTTAAAGATTGAATCTGGAAATTTAAAAACAATCCATTTGAATACCGGCGAGCGAATTCTTACTAAGACTGTAATACTCTCGACAGGTGCCAAATGGCGTGAACTCAACGTCCCTGGTGAAAAAGAATTCGTTGGAAAAGGAGTTGCATATTGCCCTCATTGTGACGGCCCATTTTTTAAAGACAAAGATGTTGCTGTTGTGGGCGGAGGAAATTCTGGAGTAGAAGCGGCTTTAGACTTGAGTGGAATTGTAAAATCAGTCACCTTGATTGAGTTCGGCGATAAACTCAATGCGGACAAAGTTTTGTTAGATAAAGTAGCTCAGTCTCCTAATATCAAAACCCTTGTAAAAGCGCAAACTATGGAAATCCAAACGAATTCGGAAAAAGTAACCGGGTTAACCTATAAGAACAGGATTTCGGAAGAATCTGAAACCATTCCTTTAGATGGAGTGTTTGTGCAGATAGGACTTGTACCAAACAGTAGTTTTGTGAAGGATTTAGTTGCAACAAATCGTTTTGGAGAAATTTTGGTGGATGAAAAATGTAAAACCAATGTGGATGGAATATTTGCTTGTGGGGATGTGACAAACACTCCGTACAAACAGATCATCATTGCAATGGGTGAAGGAGCAAAAGCCGCAATTAGTGCGTTTGAGTATCTTTTACACGCTGCTTGA
- the ahpC gene encoding alkyl hydroperoxide reductase subunit C, producing the protein MSNINTQIPDFTTEAFHNGAFKKISKKDVLGKWSVFVFYPADFTFVCPTELGDVADHYEELQKMGVEVYSVSTDTHFVHKAWHEASDTIKKIKFPMLGDASGKITRGFGVMIEDDGQALRGTFVVNPEGVIKTAEIHDLGIGRSAEELVRKVQAAQYVANNDGEVCPAKWKPGNTTLKPGLDLVGKI; encoded by the coding sequence ATGTCCAATATCAACACTCAAATTCCAGACTTTACTACGGAAGCTTTCCATAACGGAGCTTTTAAAAAAATCAGCAAAAAAGACGTACTTGGAAAATGGTCCGTTTTTGTTTTTTATCCTGCGGATTTTACATTTGTTTGCCCAACTGAACTAGGCGATGTAGCAGATCATTATGAAGAACTCCAAAAAATGGGAGTCGAAGTATATTCTGTTTCTACTGACACACACTTTGTTCACAAAGCTTGGCATGAAGCAAGTGATACCATTAAAAAAATCAAATTCCCCATGTTAGGTGATGCTTCTGGAAAGATCACTAGAGGATTCGGAGTTATGATTGAAGATGATGGCCAAGCACTTAGAGGAACATTTGTAGTGAATCCAGAAGGTGTGATTAAAACTGCTGAGATCCATGATCTTGGAATTGGCCGTTCTGCTGAAGAACTCGTTCGCAAAGTACAAGCTGCGCAATATGTTGCAAACAACGATGGCGAAGTTTGTCCAGCAAAATGGAAACCAGGTAACACAACATTGAAACCAGGTCTTGACTTGGTAGGAAAAATCTAA
- a CDS encoding LIC20211 family lipoprotein, with amino-acid sequence MKQIITITGIFFLSFIINNCASSSVGLATSNKPIPNTPYETVKTVEKTFTWYALDFIIFGLPFTEPPVTDLYEKVMEEDSGDALVNIRYWNDKSIFGPLTRYRFTIKGDLVRFPSQTSTKNKK; translated from the coding sequence ATGAAACAAATTATAACCATAACCGGAATCTTTTTTTTATCCTTTATTATCAATAATTGTGCGTCCTCATCAGTTGGGCTTGCTACTAGCAATAAACCAATCCCTAACACTCCTTACGAAACTGTTAAAACTGTAGAGAAAACCTTTACGTGGTATGCATTGGATTTCATCATCTTTGGTTTACCTTTTACTGAACCACCCGTCACCGATTTGTATGAAAAAGTTATGGAAGAAGATTCTGGCGATGCGCTCGTTAACATTCGTTACTGGAACGATAAATCAATTTTCGGACCTTTAACTCGTTATCGATTTACCATCAAAGGCGATCTGGTGCGTTTTCCATCACAAACAAGTACCAAAAACAAAAAATAG
- a CDS encoding PAS domain-containing protein, translating to MGLPPPSLEKQILSAMEEVVFSANFPELEILYINPSAETLTGYPREYFTNARDNWKNLILEEDRAIVETALTSLHADDKIQVRYRIQTKNKKIKFIQCQGKLIRNETGEILRFDGIVTDISELLSLQDIIKNESGEIKQLLLENNILFNGSQDSMFLVEVMDDGNFIIRRINLAYERSTGVTQSSIQGKTPIELLGEELGQPVIRNFKNALNAKTTITYEESIPMPAGTKIWTTALTPIEVEGKYKFIVGASKDITEQKRAETALKESNERYALILEVSSDGWFDWDLVNDTVIYSRRWWLEFGNDDKADNVPIGYWKSLIHPDDLDWVSEFLENIMLSQRETFEFSFQMKKRKGNYAHVLSRCYIQRDSSGNKIRMVGSNTDLTETKKIEYTLRKAKEMAEAANMAKGNFLANMSHEIRTPLNGIIGFTELLLHSSLTDEQKEYLRSIFLSGKSLLSLVNQILDFSKIDSGKMDLEFISTDLIDLVQSTVDLFQISAASKAIPLNLQLDSNLPKFVSLDPLRLRQVLSNLIGNAIKFTHEGKVDVSVKPLKQVGDIIDIEFAVTDTGIGIDPNSQSKLFDSFSQADTSITRKYGGTGLGLSITNQLIQKMNSQLKIDSELGNGSRFSFVLSLEMNATGSVSSNLFEEKLTAPEETVIVENKQIRNDILIVEDNDLNKKLLSKMLLKRYPHIQLRFATDGADAVKQFQQKTPDLIFMDLQMPVMDGYTATIEIRKLEKGSIKKTPIIALTAGAFFSVKDTAMESGMNDFLTKPISSADLYSALERWLLSSSV from the coding sequence ATGGGTCTGCCTCCACCATCTCTGGAAAAACAAATTCTCTCCGCAATGGAAGAGGTTGTTTTTTCGGCAAATTTTCCAGAATTAGAAATTCTTTATATTAACCCTTCGGCAGAAACTCTCACTGGATATCCCAGAGAATATTTTACAAATGCACGAGATAACTGGAAAAATTTAATCCTCGAGGAAGATCGTGCTATCGTTGAAACTGCTTTAACATCGCTTCATGCTGATGATAAAATTCAAGTTCGTTATCGAATCCAAACTAAAAACAAAAAAATCAAATTTATACAGTGCCAAGGTAAGCTGATTCGAAATGAAACCGGCGAAATTTTACGTTTCGACGGAATAGTTACTGATATCTCCGAGTTACTTTCCCTCCAAGATATCATCAAAAATGAATCTGGAGAAATTAAACAGTTGTTACTCGAAAATAACATTTTGTTTAATGGAAGTCAAGATTCTATGTTCCTTGTAGAAGTGATGGATGATGGAAACTTTATCATCCGTCGTATCAATTTAGCTTATGAAAGATCAACAGGTGTAACTCAATCTTCTATCCAAGGCAAAACACCGATCGAATTACTTGGAGAAGAGTTGGGGCAACCCGTCATCAGAAATTTTAAAAATGCCTTAAATGCAAAAACAACAATTACTTATGAAGAAAGTATTCCTATGCCTGCGGGAACAAAAATTTGGACAACTGCACTCACTCCCATTGAGGTAGAAGGAAAATATAAATTCATCGTTGGGGCCAGCAAAGACATTACAGAGCAAAAAAGGGCGGAAACAGCCCTAAAGGAATCTAACGAGCGCTATGCCCTAATTTTAGAAGTCAGTTCTGATGGTTGGTTTGATTGGGATCTAGTCAATGATACAGTCATCTATTCACGCAGGTGGTGGTTAGAATTCGGAAATGACGATAAGGCTGACAATGTCCCCATTGGATATTGGAAAAGTTTGATTCATCCAGATGATTTGGATTGGGTTTCAGAATTTTTAGAAAACATCATGCTCTCACAAAGAGAAACATTTGAATTCAGCTTTCAGATGAAAAAAAGAAAGGGGAATTATGCTCATGTTTTATCAAGATGTTATATCCAAAGAGATTCTTCTGGAAATAAAATTAGAATGGTTGGTTCCAATACCGATCTAACAGAAACTAAAAAAATAGAATATACACTTCGAAAAGCAAAGGAAATGGCCGAAGCAGCAAATATGGCGAAAGGAAATTTTTTGGCCAATATGAGCCACGAAATTAGAACTCCACTCAATGGAATCATTGGATTCACAGAACTTTTGTTACACTCTTCACTTACAGATGAACAAAAAGAATATTTGAGAAGTATATTTCTTTCTGGAAAAAGTTTGTTATCTTTAGTAAATCAAATTTTAGATTTTTCAAAAATTGATTCTGGGAAAATGGATCTAGAATTTATTAGTACCGATTTGATTGATCTTGTTCAGTCAACTGTTGATTTATTCCAAATTTCAGCGGCATCTAAAGCCATTCCTCTAAACCTTCAGCTGGATTCCAACTTACCAAAATTTGTTTCTTTAGATCCTTTGCGACTCAGACAAGTTCTTTCCAATCTAATTGGAAATGCAATTAAATTCACCCATGAAGGGAAGGTAGATGTTTCAGTCAAACCACTTAAACAAGTAGGTGATATCATTGATATCGAGTTTGCTGTTACTGATACGGGAATAGGAATTGATCCAAACTCACAATCAAAACTTTTTGATTCCTTTTCGCAGGCAGATACATCCATCACTCGTAAATATGGTGGAACTGGCCTTGGTCTTTCAATCACAAACCAACTCATACAAAAAATGAACTCACAACTAAAAATAGATAGTGAACTTGGAAATGGAAGTAGGTTTAGTTTTGTTTTATCCTTAGAGATGAACGCAACTGGATCTGTTTCCTCTAATCTGTTTGAAGAAAAACTAACAGCACCGGAAGAAACAGTTATTGTTGAAAATAAACAAATACGAAACGATATTTTGATAGTAGAAGACAATGATTTAAACAAAAAACTATTATCAAAAATGTTATTAAAGAGATACCCTCATATACAACTAAGATTTGCAACTGACGGAGCTGACGCCGTCAAACAGTTCCAACAAAAAACTCCTGATTTAATTTTTATGGACCTACAAATGCCGGTGATGGATGGTTATACGGCAACCATCGAAATTCGAAAACTAGAAAAAGGATCTATCAAAAAAACTCCCATCATTGCGCTGACAGCAGGAGCTTTTTTCTCTGTTAAAGATACGGCGATGGAGTCAGGAATGAATGATTTTCTCACCAAACCAATCTCCTCCGCCGATCTTTATTCTGCTCTTGAAAGATGGTTATTATCAAGCAGCGTGTAA
- a CDS encoding PP2C family protein-serine/threonine phosphatase → MRILSFIFPIVLTAVFSLSSEPLKVSSKYLTKMSEGWTFTSQGLTIPIQVGKGLSLQGMNPPVHGTYTTTFYYEPDNKPLGIYLDRIQEVDKLFVNGVLLGETGKISDEGLYLPNWYYKRLYFIPSSVLKEDQTNLLEIEIHFRNKTFQGGLFRKIPVMGNYEQLQEFIIKEDGRDFCFIMLFFGIGAYQIFSIVLKRQAKSNFYLLLSTLIFVMWRLPLLNISYTYTDFSFFFWLKVFFTAQTLLPVSIFLFSYSLFQTKLKLKERLLIFFLLCLAFLQTWEIEIPTRILLLRIWEFSLIIVVFFIIRGVVRAAKAKKAEAYFLTIGFICICIGTTIDIIIDVTSGKNIYLTQYGFLILMILSGVAISYRHAKNEKELSILTKDLEIRVRERTIELREKNQDLEQDLFFASQLQSYLLPKEHPNTVGIRVHTTYLPMKQVGGDLYDWVELDENRLLLLIADVAGHGVPAAFVSSMVKVQFRESTKNINSPKDVLEHMNQALTSLVSRYFITACCALIDSNKKTITFSTAGHPNPLIYNRFKGKFEFMNIKGPIIGWRESFTYGEWTHPMETGDRYFFFTDGVTEARAENKLFGESKILDLLERGKDKDIKSLSQEIIVQISKFSEEELKDDVTFFFIDVT, encoded by the coding sequence ATGAGAATCCTCTCATTTATTTTCCCCATTGTCCTTACTGCGGTCTTTTCGCTTTCCTCGGAACCACTCAAAGTAAGTTCTAAATACCTTACGAAGATGTCGGAAGGCTGGACCTTTACGTCCCAAGGTTTAACAATCCCCATCCAAGTGGGGAAAGGGTTATCCTTACAAGGAATGAACCCACCGGTCCACGGAACCTACACAACCACCTTCTACTATGAACCAGACAACAAACCCCTTGGTATCTATTTAGACAGAATCCAAGAGGTCGACAAACTTTTTGTCAACGGTGTGTTGTTAGGAGAGACTGGTAAAATTTCAGATGAAGGTTTGTATTTACCAAACTGGTATTACAAACGTTTATATTTTATTCCAAGTTCCGTCCTCAAAGAGGACCAAACAAATCTTTTAGAAATCGAAATCCATTTTCGTAACAAAACCTTCCAAGGAGGATTGTTTAGAAAAATTCCAGTAATGGGAAATTACGAACAACTTCAAGAATTTATCATTAAGGAAGATGGACGTGATTTTTGTTTTATCATGTTATTTTTTGGAATTGGTGCTTACCAAATTTTTTCAATTGTTCTCAAAAGACAGGCAAAATCCAATTTTTACCTACTCCTATCTACTCTAATTTTTGTTATGTGGAGACTTCCTTTACTAAACATAAGTTACACATATACTGATTTTTCTTTTTTCTTTTGGTTAAAGGTATTTTTTACTGCCCAAACTTTACTTCCAGTTTCTATCTTTTTATTTAGTTATTCTTTATTTCAAACCAAACTTAAACTCAAAGAACGACTGTTAATTTTTTTCCTTCTTTGTCTTGCATTTTTGCAAACATGGGAAATTGAAATTCCAACAAGAATATTGTTACTAAGGATTTGGGAGTTCTCTTTAATCATAGTTGTGTTTTTTATTATAAGAGGAGTTGTTCGAGCAGCCAAAGCAAAAAAAGCAGAAGCTTACTTCCTTACCATCGGCTTCATTTGTATCTGCATTGGTACTACAATAGATATCATAATTGATGTAACTTCAGGAAAAAATATATACTTAACACAATATGGTTTTTTAATTCTAATGATTTTATCAGGTGTCGCAATCTCTTACCGACATGCAAAAAACGAAAAAGAACTTTCAATACTCACTAAAGATTTAGAAATTCGTGTCCGTGAAAGGACTATCGAACTAAGAGAAAAAAACCAAGATCTCGAACAAGATTTATTTTTTGCATCCCAACTCCAAAGTTATCTTTTACCAAAGGAACATCCAAACACAGTCGGAATTCGAGTTCATACAACTTACTTGCCAATGAAACAAGTGGGTGGTGATTTATATGATTGGGTGGAATTAGATGAAAACCGCTTGCTCTTGTTAATTGCAGATGTGGCCGGACATGGAGTTCCGGCAGCATTTGTTTCATCTATGGTCAAAGTTCAATTTAGAGAATCTACCAAAAACATCAATTCACCAAAAGATGTTTTAGAACATATGAACCAAGCATTGACCTCACTTGTTAGCAGATACTTTATCACAGCTTGTTGCGCATTGATTGATTCAAATAAAAAGACCATTACCTTTTCTACAGCAGGTCACCCAAATCCGCTCATATACAATCGATTCAAAGGTAAATTCGAATTTATGAATATCAAAGGTCCCATCATTGGCTGGAGGGAGTCATTTACTTACGGTGAATGGACCCATCCAATGGAAACTGGTGATCGTTACTTTTTTTTCACAGATGGTGTGACGGAAGCTCGTGCTGAAAATAAATTGTTTGGTGAAAGCAAAATACTTGATCTACTGGAAAGAGGAAAAGACAAGGATATAAAATCATTATCTCAAGAGATTATAGTACAAATTTCCAAGTTTTCGGAAGAGGAACTAAAAGATGATGTTACTTTTTTCTTTATAGATGTAACTTAA